The Mariprofundus ferrinatatus DNA window ATCGATATAACCAATCTTCAAGCCTTCTGCCTGCACCGCTGAAATGCCTACAAATGAGACAGCCACCATCGATAACAGCAATGATCGAATTCCTATCTTCTTATTCATTTAAACAACTCCTTTCCAACCATTTCTTCTACTAGTATGACGTTCCTAATACAAATTCAAAACTTCTTTCGACATCTCCGGCAACCTTACGGATCGGATAGGCCCAGATTACACCAATAGGTCCGATGGGTGACATCCACTCAAAGCCAAACCCTGCCGAATATCTGACTCGTGATAAAGACAGTGCCTCTGTCACACTCACTGTAGTTCCGCCGACAGTTGCATTAACAGCGCCCCAAACTGTTCCCGCATCCGCAAAAACAACAGCACGAACCCCTGTCGTATCAATAAACGGAATCGGAAAGAAAACATTAAGCGATGCGGATACTTGTTTATCACCACCTACGGGTTCTTTGGTTACAGGGTCACGCAGAGATACGCCAAGGGTGTCAAAACCTCTCAAACTTCCGACGCCACCCATGGAGTAGCGCCGGTATAGGGGAGTATCCATATTTGAATAACCGCTTATCATGGATGCTGAGAGGTTGGGATTGAAAGTTATGACATTTTTGTCGCCAAATGAAAAATAAGATTTGCTTTCAAAAGCCGCCTCATAAAACTTCTCATTACCACCAAGACCAGCGACGCTGAATGTCAACTGGTCATAATAACCTTCGGTAGTTGCAATCATTCTATCCCTGCTATCCCAAGTCAGACGCTGGGTCAATTCACCCGTGGTCTGTTTACCCTGCTGAGCCAGAACGAATAATGAAGTTACCTGGGCTGCATTCGCGATGGTCAGGTTAGTTTGATTGTACTGATAATTGAGCCCGTAAGAAACATAACTTGAGATGGGCACTCCCAACCCTAATCCGACACCCTTTTTAGTCGTTCGATAGTTAGTCGTTGCTATAGGATCAGTAGCAGTATGGCTCGCATTGATTGAACCACTGATATTATCAGCGAACAGATAAGGGTCTGTCAGGTTTGCGGTAACATTCTTGGTAATACGTCCATATTCACCATTCAAGCTTGCCTTATAGCCTTTCCCGAACAGGTTGGTTTCATTTACTTTCGCGTTAAAAATCACCTTCTCTTGCTGTGAATAGCCAATACCCCCGGAGATTGAACCGGTTCTTCTCTCCTTCACATCCACCTTCATCGTAGCCTTGCCAGCTGTATTGCCTTTTGCAATAGAGGTGCGCACATCTTCAACCAGACCCGAACGCATCACATCTTCTTTACTCTGTTGTATCTGCGAACCGGAATAACGCTCCCCTTCCGATTGTTGCACCAGCCTGCGAATAACAGCGTCCTCGGTTTTCTCATTACCCTGGATTTCGATCCTCTCAACGTAAACCTCGGCACCTTTTTC harbors:
- the bamA gene encoding outer membrane protein assembly factor BamA, with the translated sequence MFRLRQLLLSMGIVLSLISAATPPATAEAAAQPVVSQILSIEVEGNRFVEKEMVLSKMGSKEGQELSRKQLSRDVRTLHRSGFFSDVRFTGTRVEKGIHLVCHVTEYPLIASLEFEGNEEHTSKDLQLRMKLKPGQMFSPSNQQSDLNTFRKGYLKDGYYQVDVKFIATPRNDGRVDLLVKIHEGEVTHIERIRFVGNEIFSDDTLKGEIFSSESNLASWFSDKDVFDQKRFGADAEMLRQFYLNNGYLDFQIESQQISMTPDKKAFNLTFNVHEGNQYTVSGVDVQGDLVPDRDALIDLLEVEAGDTYDHSDMQATLQALTERVNDEGYAFATVTPLMNRKLDERTVAINFDIEKGAEVYVERIEIQGNEKTEDAVIRRLVQQSEGERYSGSQIQQSKEDVMRSGLVEDVRTSIAKGNTAGKATMKVDVKERRTGSISGGIGYSQQEKVIFNAKVNETNLFGKGYKASLNGEYGRITKNVTANLTDPYLFADNISGSINASHTATDPIATTNYRTTKKGVGLGLGVPISSYVSYGLNYQYNQTNLTIANAAQVTSLFVLAQQGKQTTGELTQRLTWDSRDRMIATTEGYYDQLTFSVAGLGGNEKFYEAAFESKSYFSFGDKNVITFNPNLSASMISGYSNMDTPLYRRYSMGGVGSLRGFDTLGVSLRDPVTKEPVGGDKQVSASLNVFFPIPFIDTTGVRAVVFADAGTVWGAVNATVGGTTVSVTEALSLSRVRYSAGFGFEWMSPIGPIGVIWAYPIRKVAGDVERSFEFVLGTSY